In the Longimicrobium terrae genome, CGAGCTGGACGAGCTGAAGCGCTCCGTGAACCAGATGATCTCCAACCTCAAGGAGACCACGGAGCGCAACCAGGAGCAGGACTGGCTCAAGACCAACCTGGCCAAGTTCAGCCGCATGATGCAGGGCCAGCGCGACCTGGAAAGCGTGTCGCGCCTGATCATGAGCGACCTTACGCCCCTCGTCGGCGCGCACCACGGCGCGTTCTTCCTGGCGGACGGCGAGGGCAAGGACTTCAGCCTGCGGCTCATCGCCAGCTACGCGTACAAGGCGCGCAAGAACGTGGCGAACCGCTTCCGCCCGGGCGAAGGCCTCGTCGGGCAGGCGGCGCTGGAAAAGAAGCCGATCCTCCTTACCGGCGTGCCGGACGACTACATCACCATCTCGTCCGGGCTGGGCGAGGCGCCGCCGCGCAACATCATGGTGCTGCCCATCCTCTTTGAGGGTGACGTCAAGGCCGTGATCGAGCTGGCGTCGTTCCTTCCGTTCAGCCAGATCCACCAGGTGTTCCTGGACCAGCTGACGGAAAGCGTGGGCGTGGTGCTCAACATGATCACCGCCAACATGCGCACCGAGGAGCTGCTGCAGCAGTCGCAGAACCTGACACAGGAGCTGCAGAGCCAGTCGCAGGAGCTGCAGGCCCAGCAGGAGGAGCTGCGCCGCACCAACATCGAGCTCGAGGCGCAGGCCCGCACGCTCAAGGCGTCGGAAGAAGCGCTCCGCGACCAGCAGGAAGAGCTGCAGCAGGTCAACGAGGAGCTGGAAGAAAAGGCGGCGCTGCTCGCCGAGCAGAACCGCAAGGTGGAGCAGAAGAACCGCGAGGTGGAGGCCGCCCGCGCCGAGCTGGAAGAAAAGGCGCAGCAGCTGGCGCTTTCGTCCAAGTACAAGAGCGAGTTCCTGGCGAACATGAGCCACGAACTGCGTACGCCGCTCAACTCGCTGCTGATCCTGGCCAAGCTGCTGAGCGACAACAAGGACCAGAACCTGACGGAAAAGCAGGTGGAGTACGCCCAGACCATTCTGGCCTCGGGCACGGACCTGCTGAACCTGATCAACGACGTCCTCGACCTGAGCAAGGTGGAGGCGGGAAAGATGGACCTGAACGCGGGCGACATCATGCTCCGCGACGTGTCCAACTACGTGGACCGCAGCTTCCGCCCGGTGGCCGAGCAGAAGGGGCTGGAGCTGCGCATCGACATCGACCCCGAGCTGCCGCCCAGCATCTACACCGACGGCCAGCGACTGCAGCAGGTGCTGAAGAACCTGCTGAGCAACGCCTTCAAGTTCACGCACGAGGGGGGCATCACCCTCACCATGCGCAAGGCGGAAAAGGGCCGGCGGTTCATGAACGCCGCGCTGAACGACGCGGACGGGGTGGTGGCCATGGCGGTCACCGACACCGGCATCGGCATTCCGGCGGACAAGCAGCGCCTGATCTTTGAGGCGTTCCAGCAGGCGGACGGGACGACGAGCCGCAAGTACGGCGGCACCGGGCTGGGGCTCAGCATCAGCCGCGAGATCGCGCGCCTGCTGGGCGGCGAGATCCGGGTGGAGAGCAACGAGGGCAAGGGCAGCACCTTCACCCTCTTCCTCCCCATCACCTGGCCGGGCGATCCGGATGCGGGCCGCGGCGGGGGCGACAGCACCTTCGGCCCGTCGGACCGCGGGATGTTCACGGGCACCATGCCGCTGACGCCCTCGCCCATGCGTACGCAGGAGCGCCCCGCGTCTCCGCAGCCGCACGGGCCGCAGGCGAACGCGGAGGAGCAGGAGCGCCGCCGCTACTCGCGCGATCCGCAGTCCGCGGGGATCCACGACGACCGCGCCAGCATTCAGCCGGGCGACCGCGCGGTGCTCGTGGTGGAAAACGACGTGCCCTTCGCCCGCATTCTGCTGGACATGGCGCGCGAAAAGGGGTACAAGGCGCTGGTGGCACTGGACGGCGAAAGCGCGCTGGAGCTGGTGCAGGAGTACCGGCCCGACGCGGTGACGCTGGACATCGACCTGCCCGGCATCGACGGGTGGACCGTGCTGGACCGCATGAAGCACGCGCCCGAGACGCGGCACATTCCCGTGCACATCGTCAGCGGGGCGGGGCAGCGGCAGCGCGGCCTGCGCCAGGGCGCGGTGAGCTACCTGGAAAAGCCCATCAGCAAGGACGCGCTGGACGGCGCGTTCGACCGCATCAACGCGTTCCTCTCGGAAGGCGTCAAGCGGCTCCTGGTGGTGGAGGATGACGAGACGCAGCGCCGCAGCATCATCGAACTCATCGGCGCGGACGACGTGGAGATCACGGCCGTCCCCACCGGCGAGGACGCCCTGGCGCAGCTGCGGGAAAAGCGATTCGACTGCATGGTGCTGGACCTGGGCCTGCATGGCGAAAGCGGCTTCGACCTGCTGGAGCGGGTCAAGAGCGATCCGGAAATGCAGGACCTGCCCATCATCATCTACACGGGCAAGGACCTGAGCCAGCAGGAAGAGACGCGCCTGCGCCGGTACGCCGAAAGCATCATCATCAAGGACGTGAAGAGCCCCGAGCGGCTGCTGGACGAGACCGCGCTCTTCCTGCACCGGGTGGAAAGCAGCCTGCCGGACGAGAAGCGGCGCATGCTGGAGCAGCTGCACCGCACCGACACCGTATTCGGCGGCAAGAAGGTGATGGTGGTGGACGACGACGTGCGCAACATCTTCTCGCTCACCTCCGTGCTGGAGCAGCAGGGGATGCGCGTGGTGTTCGCGGAGAACGGCCGCGACGCCATCGAGCTGCTGAAGCGCGAGCCGGACGTGGACCTGGTGCTGATGGACGTGATGATGCCCGAGATGGACGGGTACGAAACGACGCAGGCCATTCGCGGCATGCCCGATTTTGCCAACCTGCCCATCATCTCCCTGACCGCCAAGGCGATGAAGGGCGACCGGGAAAAGTCGATCACCTCCGGCGCGTCGGACTACATCACCAAGCCGGTGGACGTGGACCAGCTGCTGTCGCTAATGCGGGTGTGGCTGTACAGATAGACAGGGGAAAGTACCAAGTGCCCAGTGCCCAGTGCCAAGTACTGGAGACCGGGCACTGGGCACTTGGTACTGGGCACTTGATACTGGGCACTTGGGACTGAGGTGTTCAGCGTGCGGGGGCGGAAACCCGCTCTCGCACGCGGCTTGCCTCTGTCGGGGAGCACGGTCCGCGCGACTCGCGCGCGGCAACGAAGGAAGTCCCGAAGCGAAGGTCCGTGTCGAACCAACGGGTGGAACTGCCGGACACCCCCGCCGCGTACAACCGCGACGTGGAGCGCATTGAGGTGGAGCTGCTGCTGGAGGGCGTGTACCGCCACTACGGTTTCGACTTCCGCAGCTACGCGTACTCGTCGCTCAAGCGGCGCATCTGGAAGCGCATTACGCAGGAGGGGCTGGCCAGCGTAAGCCAGCTGCAGGACAGGGTGCTGCACGACTCCAGCCTGATGGAGAAGCTGCTGCTGGACCTGTCCATCAACGTCACCGCCATGTACCGCGACCCGGGCTTCTACGCCGCGTTCCGCGAAAAGGTGGTGCCCACCCTGCGCACGTACCCCTTCATCCGCATCTGGCACGCCGGGTGCTCCACGGGCGAAGAGGTGTACTCCATGGCCATCCTGCTGGAGGAAGAAGGGCTGTACGACCGCGCGCGCATCTACGCCACCGACATCAACGAGGTCGTGCTGCAGCGCGCGCGCGCGGGAATCTTTCCCCTGGAAAAGATGCAGGAGTACACGCAGAACTACCTGCGGGCCGGCGGCACGCGCTCCTTCAGCGAGTACTACACGGCCATGTACGACGGGGCGCTGTTCAACACCACCCTTACGCGCAACGTGGTGTTCAGCCAGCACAACCTGGTGACCGACGGATCCTTCAGCGAGTTCAACGTGATCGTGTGCCGCAACGTCATGATCTACTTTGACCGCAAGCTGCAGAACCGCGTGCACCGCCTGTTCTACGACAGCCTGTCGCGCCGCGGCGTGCTGGCGCTGGGCAACAAGGAAACTCTCCGCTTCACCGACTTCGAGGACAAGTACGAGGTGGTGGACACGCGCGAAAAGATCTACCGGAGAACGGCGTGAGCGGCGAGTCCGAGGCCGGGTACCGCATGGTGGTGGTGGGGGCCTCCGCGGGGGGGCTGTACGCGCTGCGCACGCTGATCGCCGGGCTTCCCGCGGACTTCGACATGCCCGTGGTGGTGGTGCAGCACCGCGCCAAGGAGTCGGAGCTGCTGTGCGAACTGCTGCAGGAGTGCACGCCGCTGCCGGTGACGGAGGTGATGGACAAGCAGGAGATCGGGCCCGGCGTGTTCATCGGCCCGCCGGACTACCACCTGCTGGTGGATGACGGCTCCTTCGCGCTTTCCACGGATGACCCGGTGCGCTACAGCCGGCCGTCCATCGACGTGATGTTTCAATCGGCCGCGGAAACGTATGGCATGGACACGGTGGGCGTGGTGCTCACGGGCGCCAACCAGGACGGCTCGGCCGGGCTGCGGCAGATCGCCGATGCCGGCGGCCACTGCGTGGTGCAGGACCCGGAGACGGCCGAAGTGCGGGTGATGCCGCGGTCCGCCCTCAAGGCGGTGCCGGATGCGTGCGTGCTGACGCTTGAGGAGATCGGGCCGCACCTGGCCGGCATCCGCGGCCGCCGCGTTCCCCCGTGCCCGCCGCGCGACGCATGACGGGAACCACCGAAGCCGTGCCCGCCCCGCAGCCGCGCCCGCGCGCCCGCATTCTCATGGTGGACGACCGCCCCGAGAACCTGATGGCGCTCGAGGCGATCCTGGAGCCGCTGGAGCAGGACCTGGTGCGCGCCAACTCCGGCGAGGAGGCGCTGCGGCAGGTGCTGCTGCACGACTTTGCCGTCATCCTGCTGGACGTGCAGATGCCGGGGATGAACGGCTTCGAGGCCGCGCAGCTCATCAAGAGCCGCGAGCGGTCGCGCAGCACGCCCATCATCTTTCTGACGGCCATCAGCAAGGACGAGGAGTACGTCTTTACCGGCTACTCCGTGGGGGCGGTGGACTACATGTTCAAGCCCTTCAACCCGGACGTGCTGCGCAGCAAGGTGTCGGTCTTCATTGATCTGTACCTGAAGACCGAGCAGCTGCAGGACCAGGAAAAGCGGCTGCGCGAAAGCGAGCTGCGCGAGGTGCAGCTGGCCCACCGCGCCGAGCTGCTGGAGTCCGAGGCGCGGCTGGCGGAAATCGTGGGTTCGGCGATGGAGGCCATCGTCACCTTCGGCGACGACCGCCGCATCTCCCTCTTCAACGCCGCGGCGGAGCGCACCTTCGGGCGGCGGGCGTCCACCGCGCAGGGGATGCCGGTGGATGAACTGCTGGCGCCCGAGTTCCGCGGCGCGCCGCTGGATGAGCTGTGCAACGCGGCCGCCACGCGCGCGGGCTCCGTGCGCGACGGCACGCCTCCGGGCGCGGACGACGGCCCGCGCGAGCACGCTCTGGTGGGCGTTCGCGCGGACGGGCGCACCTTTCCGCTGGAGGCGTCGCTCAGCTGCCTGCAGCTGGAGAACGAGCGCGTCTTCACCGTCATCGCGCGCGACGTGTCGGAGCGCAAGGCGGCGGAAGAAGAGCTGCGCCGGCAGGCGGAAACGCTGGCCCGCTCCTCGGCGGAGCTGAAGTCGCTGAACGACCAGCTGCAGGCCCGCCAGCGCGAGCTGGAAAGCGCCATGGCGTCGCGCAGCCGCTTCTACGCCAGCATGAGCCACGAACTGCGCACGCCCATCAACGCCATTCTGGGCTACAGTTCGCTGCTGCTGGACAGCATCTACGGCGAGCTGCGGCCGGAGCAGGCGCGCGGCATCGAGCGGGCGAACGCGGCGGCCAAGCACCTGCTGGAACTGGTGAACGACATTCTGGACCTGTCCAAGATCGAAGCCGGCAAGGTGGATCTGGAGGTGCAGCCGGCGACCTTTCCGGCGCTGGCGCAGGACCTGTTCGTCACCGTGCGTCCCCTGGCCGACGAGCACGGCTCGGCGCTCACGCTGGAGTGCGAGGGCGACGCCACGGTCACGACGGACCCGCGGCGGGTGCGGCAGATTCTGCTGAACCTGCTGAGCAACGCCATCAAGTTCGGCGAGGGCAAGCCCATCACCGTGCGCTGCCGGCGTTCGGAAGATGGCGGGCTGCACGTGGAGGTCTCGGACCAGGGGCGCGGGATCGATCCGCAGGACCTCGACCGCATCTTTGACGAGTTCGTGCAGCTGTCCAACCCGGACCAGCAGCTGGGCACGGGCTTGGGACTGCCGATCTCGCGCCGCCTTGCCGTCCTGCTGGGCGGCACGCTGACGGTGACGTCCAAGGTGGGCGAGGGAAGCACCTTCTGCCTCACGCTTCCCGCCAAGCTGGACATGCGTCTCGTGTCCGGAGAGGGGATTCCGCTTCCCGTGGCCACGGACGATCCGCCGCAGCCCGCGCAGGGCCCGGCCGCCGAGCCCGCCGAAGAGGATGCGGCGCACGTGGGGGACTGATTGAACTGATCTCACGCGGAGGCCGCGGGGGTTCGCGGAGGTCGCGGGGACGGCAACAGAAAAGCCTCACGCAGAGCCGCAGAGACGCAGAGAAAGCATAACGGAGGGGTGTGGAGATGATCGATCTCCACGCCCCTCTTTGTTTTCTATCCATCTCTGTTGCCCCTGCAGTTCCTCCCCGCGACCTCCGCGACCCCCGCGGCCTCCGCGTGAGGGCAGTTGAGGCAGCCTGGAAAACGAAAAAAGCCCCGCGATGCACGCGGGGCCTTTCGGTCAGGAGCGGGAACGGCTCAGCGGTGGCGGCGCTTGCCGAGCACCATCTCTACGTACCCGTTGTTGGGATCGTCCCCGTTCGCCAGCAGCTGGTCAACCCGGTCCGGGCCGCGGTTGTAGGCCAGCAGCGCGAGCTTGAGGTTGCCGTCGTACTTCTCGATCAGCGTCTTGAGGTAGCGAAAGCCGATGCGCAGGTTGGTGTCGCGGTCGAACAGGTCTTCGCGCGCCAGGCCGGCCTTGAAGTACTTGGCGGTGGACGGCATCAGCTGCGTCAGGCCCACGGCGCCGACGGGGCTCACCGCGCGGCGGTTGAACTCGCTCTCCGCGCGCACCAGCCCGAACGCCACCTGGGGCTCAATCCCCTCCGCCAGCGCAATGTCTTCGATGCGCTCCGCGAGGTCCGCGGGAATGCCGTAGGTGGACGACGCCTCGTGAATGCGCTTCAGGCGGTCGATCTCCACCTTCTGCAGCTCGATCACACCCTCCGGCGAGGTGGTGCCCACCAGCCCGCTGAGTTCGGCGACGGCGCTGTTGGCCGTCTGCGCGCCGATGGCGAACGCGAACAGGCAGAGCGCGCCGGCCATCAGGGTGTTCTTGAGCGTGGGTGACAGGTCCAGGCGCGGTGTCTTACGGGCCTGGACGTCGGCCTGCAGTTTCAGAATAACGGATTGCATCGGGCGGGTCTCCATTGCACAAGTCGGAACCCTGTAAGGCAACCTGTGTGCCGGATTAGCCCCGCGCGGGCGCTTCCCACGTCCCCGTGCGCCCGCCCTCTTTTCGCAGCAACCGGATGCCGCCAATGACCATTTCCCGGTCGCGCGCCTTGCACATGTCATAAACCGTGAGCAGGGCGCAGGATACCGCCGTGAGGGCCTCCATCTCCACCCCGGTCTTGCCGTCCACCCTCGCGGTTGCCGTCACCCTGAGCCCGCTTCCATCCGCCTCCGGAGCGATCTCCACATCCACCGAGGTGAGGGGGAGGGGATGGCAGAGCGGGATGAGGTCCGACGTGCGTTTTGCTCCCATGATGCCAGCCAATTGCGCCACCGTGAGCACGTTTCCCTTCGCGGTGCGCCCCTCCACGATCGCGGAAAGCGTCTCAGGCGAGGTACGTATGTGCCCTTCCGCCACGGCGATACGGCGGGTGACGGCTTTTTCGGCGACGTCCACCATGCGAGGGCGGCCCTGCTCGTCCAGGTGCGTGAAGCCGGAGTTTGTTGACATCGTCTGTGGCGGGAGTGGTGTCCCCACGCTGGGGCGCGCGAGTCCGGGTACGCGATCGGAAGGGTTTCGGCTTGTTTTCGGCTTTGCTGCTGCGTTATCCCGCGCGGAGCAGACGGAGAGCGGCCCGGGACTGATTTTGTCACAAGTGCCCAAATCGATGCGGTGCAATGACTTGGACCTGCTGCGGCAATGTCGCCGCATGCGCCGTGTCGTTCGGACGCGACGCGGACGGCGCGCGTGCGGCGCGTCCATGCGCAAGGGTGCCCGGCACGAGATCAACGAAACTGACGGATCGCGGGAGCGGTCGGGTGCGTGCTCTCGATGTTGTTCCGGCCGTCGGCGGGGGGCCCTCACCCCGCGTGCTGCGCACGACGATCCTCTCCCACGAACAGATGTGGGAGAGGGAGCACACACCAGTCTGGTGCACTCCGGACAATCTGGTGCGGAGGCTCGCGGCGGAGACTTCCGCGCCGGACCGCGCAGAGGCAGAGGCGAGGGTGTCGCCCGGCGGTTGAAACCGCGCTCGAAAAACACGAAGTCCGCCTGCGCGGACTGGAACGCGAGCCTCTGTTCGCGTGCCCAATGCAGTTGAAACCCCGAACGGCGCCTGTGGGCGTCGTGTCGGGGCTTACCGCTGTTTGAGCGGCGGATTCATTCGCTCCAGATACTTACCGCCGCGCTCACTCCGCCGCTCGCGCCGAACTCTCCGCCCGCCTCAACCCTCCCCCAGTCTTTTTTGGGGGAGGGTGGGCCGGTGGTGCCGGCCCGGGTGGGGGCCGCTCTGAAGCCGCCGGTCAGGCCGGGGTGAACTCGCGGCGCAGGTTGCGCAGCAGGCCGGCCAGGATCAGCTGCGGGTTCACGTTGCCGCTCGCAAGGTCCTGCGCCTCCTGCACGTGCAGGATGGCCGCGGCCACTCCGCGCGCATCCACGCCGCGGCGCTCCGCCCACGCCCGCAGCTGGGCGTGCTCCCCCGCCAGCGCGTAGGCCACGGAGTCCGGCGCGCCCGCGCTCACCGCCATCAGGTCGCGCAGCCAGAGCGCCAGCGCTTCCAAAATGCCGGTGAAGTCGCCGCGCGCCCCCGCGGGTGCCACGCCGTTCGCGGCGGCGTACCGCGTCGCTTCGCTGTCCGCCAGCGCGGCGGCCAGCAGGGCGCGTCCGGCCTCGCGCTGCTTCTGGTAGCTCCCCGATCCGCCACCGCTGGGCAGCATCCGCAGCGCACGCCCGATCGCGCCCTCCGATCCGCCCGCCAGCGACGCCGCCTCGTCCGCTGGCATCTTCGCCTCGCGCACCAGGTACGCGGCCACGTCATCCACCGAAAGCCGGTTCATGCGGATGGGCAGCACGCGCGAGCGGATCGTGGGCAGCAGCGCGCCGGCGTTGGACGAGGTCAGGACCAGCGTGGTATCCGCCGGAGGCTCTTCCAGCAGCTTCAGAAAGGCGTTCGCGGCTTCGGGGCTGGACTCCTGCGGCACCATCAGGTCCGCGTCGCCCACCACGAACACCTTGCGGCGCCCCACCGACGGCTTGAGCCCCGCCAGCCGCTGCAGGTTCTGAATGGTGCCCATGAAGTACGCGGGCGCCTTTTCATACCGGGGAACGTGCAGCGGATCGCCGCGGCGGGCGACCAGTTCCACGCCGCGCGCCTCCTCCAGCTTGTCGCGCAGCTTCTCGGGCGTGGCGGCGTCGGGGCGGGGGAGGGGAAAGAACCAGTGGACGTCCGGGTGCTCCAGCCGGTCCACCATCCGGCACGAGTTGCAGACGCCGCACGGGCCGTCGGCGCCCGGCTGCTCGCAGACGACGCGCTGGGCGATCCACATCCCCACGCGCTCCTTGCCGATCCCGGCGGGGCCGTGAAGGAGGAGCGACTGCGCGAGGTTGTTCTGCCGCGCGGCCGAGGCGAGCATGGCGCGCGCCTCGGCGTGGCCGTAGACGGGAGGGATGGGCATGGTGCGGAACGATCAGCCGCGGCGGCGCAGCCAGGTGAGCGGGTCCACCGCGCCGCCGCCGGGCGCGCGGATCTGGAACTCCACGTGCGCGCCCTCCGGCGTGCCTTCGCCACCCACGGCGCCCACCACGGCGCCCTTGGCGATCTGCTGCCCCTGCCGCACCTGGATGTCCTTGAGGTACAGGTACAGCGAGTAGTAGCCGCCGCCGTGGCTCACGACGACGGTCGGCCCGTACCCCTCGAACGGCGCGGCCATCTCCACCGTGCCGCCCTCCACGGCGCGCACCGGCGACCCCGCCGCGGCGCCGATGCCGATGCCGTTGTAGCGGATGGTGGTGCCGTTGGCCTGCGTGGCACGCCCGTAGTTGTAGACCACGCGCCCGCCCACCGGCCAGTCCAGCGCGCCCAGGTCCGCCGTCGTCATGGTGGACGCGGCCGCGCGCTCCACGGGGCGCGGCGCGGAGGGGGCGCCCGCGGCGGAGGGCGTCCGGGGCGCGGCGGCCGCGGCGCGGCGCTCGGCTTCGCGCCGGCGGTCGGCATCGCGGCGGCGGCGCTCCAGGTCCGCCATCAGCCCCGTCAGCCGGCGCTCATCGCGCGCGAGGGCGGTGAGGCGCGCGTTGGCCGAGCGCGCGGATGACTGCAGGCTGCTGAGCGTCTGCCCGCGGGTCTGCCGCATGTCGCTGAGCATGGCGCTTTCCTGCGCGCGCTCGTTCTGCAGGTACTGCACGTCCGCCAGGCTGCGCCGCAGCTCGCGCTCGCGCACCTGAAGCTCGCGGGCGAGCTCCGCCACCTCCGTCACCAGCTGCCGGTCGCGCCGGGCCACCAGGTGCAGGTACTTGTAGCGGTTGATCAGCTCGCCGAACGAGTGCGCGCTCAGCAGCACCTGCGCCGAGCTCATCGGTCCGCGCTTGTAGATGTCGCGCAGCCGCTGGTTCAGCAGCGTCTTCTTGTCCTGCAGTTCCGCCTCCGTCCAGATCATCTCCGCCGTGGTGGAGTCGATCTGCCGGGTGGTGACGGAAAGCTGGGTGTTCAGTTCGCTCAGAAGCTGCGACGACACCTGCTGCTGGCGCTGGATGTTGCGGATTTCGGCGGATACGTCGCCGACGCGGCTGCGGATGCCCTCCAGCTCGCCGCGCAGCCGCTGGCGCTCCTGCCGGATCTGCTGCAGCCGGCGCTGGCTCTCGCTCAGCTCGCGCGAAGGGTCCTGCTGCGCGCGCGCCACCCACGGCCCGGCGGCGGCGCCGGCCAGGAGGATCGCGCCGAGCGCGAGGCGGATGCGGTGGCGGTGGGTCGTCATCAGACTTGGGACAGGTGGCGGCGGACGGCGAACAGGCTGGAGAGCAGGCCGAAGAGGGTGCCGCCGAGGATGGTCATCACGATCCACTCGCCCGGAATCCACGCCACGCGAAAGGTGGTGTCGCTCAGCAGGCGGTAGGTGCCGTACGTGAGCCCCGCCGCCAGAAGGCCACCCATCAGCCCCGACGCGATCCCCTCCAGCAGAAACGGGCTCTGGACAAAGCCGTCCGTCGCCCCGACGAGGCGCATGATGCTGATCTCCTCGCGCCGCGCGAAGACGGTGATGCGCACCGCCGTGGCGATCACGATGGCGGCGACGATGGCGAACGCTCCGCCGATCACCATCGCCACGCCGGCCGCGATGCGCCGGATGGTGAAGATGGCCGCCAGCCAGTCGCGCCCGAAGCGCACGTCTTCGATGAACGGATACGCCTGCACCCGCTTGGCCACGCGCTCCACCTGCGCCGGGCCGCGGTTGCCGGGCTTCATCCGCACGTCCAGCGAGGCGGGAAGGGGGTTCTGCTCCAGATCGTTGTAGACGTCGCGGAACTCCTCCATTTCCGCCATGGCCGTGGCCAGCGCCTCGGTCTTGGTGACGTACTGAACCGTCTGCACCTCGGGGATGGCCGCCAGTTCGCGCTGCGCCTGCTTGAGCTGCGCGTCCGTCGTGGCGTCGCTCAGATAGGCGATGACCTCCACCTTTTCCTCCACCTGCTCGATGGCGCGGCGGATGTTGAACGCCGTCAGCCCGAACAGGCCGATGACGAACAGGGCAAAGGCGATGGCGAAGACGGAAAGGAGCGTGAGCAGCGGCGTGCGCCGGATGGCGGAAAACGCTTCGCGAAGGGCGTACGGCATCAGGCGCTCCCGGCCTCGACCGCCGCGGCGGCCGAATCGTAGACCACGGAGCCCTGCGACAGCTCCACCACGCGGTATTCCGGATGCGCGCGCACCAGGTCCAGGTCGTGGGTGGCCATGAGGATGGTCATCCCCATGGCGTTGATTTCCCGGAACAGTTCGAACACGCCCTTGGCCGCCCACTCGTCCAGGTTGCCGGTCGGTTCGTCGGCGAGGAGGACGAGCGGCTCGTTGGCCAGAGCGCGCGCGACGGCCACGCGCTGGCGCTCGCCGCCGGACAGCTCGTCCGGGTACGCGCGCGCCTTGTGCGCCAGCCCCACCTGCGTGAGCAGCTTGTTGACGCGCGGGCCGATCAGCGGGCGCTTGGTGCCGGTGACTTCCAGCGCAAAGGCGACGTTTTCCTCCGCGGTGCGGTCGCGCAGCAGGCGAAAGTCCTGAAACACCACGCCGATCTTGCGGCGCAGCTGCGGAATTTCGCGGCGGCGGATGAGCTTGGAGGAAAAGCCGGAGACGCGGACCTCGCCGCCCGAAGGAAGCTCGGCCATCTGAAGGAGGCGCATGACGGTGCTCTTGCCGGCGCCGGAATGGCCCGTCAGGAACACGAGTTCACCCTTGCCCACGTTCAGGGTGACGTCGCGGAGTGCCGTGCCGGAGCGCGGGTACTCCTTGTATACGGATGTTAGCCTGATCACGCGAGAAACTTCCGCGGGAGAGGAGAGCGAATGGTGCAAGCCCGGAGAGTGGAACAATTTAGTCCCCGGGCCGCCCGCTGTCAAAGCGTGCGGCTCAAACGGATCGCGAGGCGCACGGCCTCCTTCATGGACGATGGATCGGCGCGGCCGGTGCCGGCGATGTCCAGCGCGGTGCCGTGGTCCGGCGAGGTGCGGGGGAAGGGAAGCCCCAGCGTAACGTTCACTCCCGCGCCGAACGCGGCCGTCTTGAACGCCGCCATGCCGACATCGTGATACGGCGCGATCACGGCGTCGAACTCGCCGCGCACGGCGCGCGTGAACACCGTGTCCGCCGGAATGGGGCCGAACGCGTCGACGCCCGCCTCGCGCAGCCGCTGCAGCGCGGGCTGGACGATGCGCGCTTCCTCATCGCCGAACAGCCCGCCGTCCGATGCGTGCGGATTGACGGCGCACAGGGCCACGCGCGGTCGCTCGATCCCCCACTGCCGGGTGAGCGCTTCCGCC is a window encoding:
- the moaC gene encoding cyclic pyranopterin monophosphate synthase MoaC produces the protein MSTNSGFTHLDEQGRPRMVDVAEKAVTRRIAVAEGHIRTSPETLSAIVEGRTAKGNVLTVAQLAGIMGAKRTSDLIPLCHPLPLTSVDVEIAPEADGSGLRVTATARVDGKTGVEMEALTAVSCALLTVYDMCKARDREMVIGGIRLLRKEGGRTGTWEAPARG
- a CDS encoding murein hydrolase activator EnvC family protein; amino-acid sequence: MTTHRHRIRLALGAILLAGAAAGPWVARAQQDPSRELSESQRRLQQIRQERQRLRGELEGIRSRVGDVSAEIRNIQRQQQVSSQLLSELNTQLSVTTRQIDSTTAEMIWTEAELQDKKTLLNQRLRDIYKRGPMSSAQVLLSAHSFGELINRYKYLHLVARRDRQLVTEVAELARELQVRERELRRSLADVQYLQNERAQESAMLSDMRQTRGQTLSSLQSSARSANARLTALARDERRLTGLMADLERRRRDADRRREAERRAAAAAPRTPSAAGAPSAPRPVERAAASTMTTADLGALDWPVGGRVVYNYGRATQANGTTIRYNGIGIGAAAGSPVRAVEGGTVEMAAPFEGYGPTVVVSHGGGYYSLYLYLKDIQVRQGQQIAKGAVVGAVGGEGTPEGAHVEFQIRAPGGGAVDPLTWLRRRG
- a CDS encoding chemotaxis protein CheB; the encoded protein is MSGESEAGYRMVVVGASAGGLYALRTLIAGLPADFDMPVVVVQHRAKESELLCELLQECTPLPVTEVMDKQEIGPGVFIGPPDYHLLVDDGSFALSTDDPVRYSRPSIDVMFQSAAETYGMDTVGVVLTGANQDGSAGLRQIADAGGHCVVQDPETAEVRVMPRSALKAVPDACVLTLEEIGPHLAGIRGRRVPPCPPRDA
- a CDS encoding transglycosylase SLT domain-containing protein, with product MQSVILKLQADVQARKTPRLDLSPTLKNTLMAGALCLFAFAIGAQTANSAVAELSGLVGTTSPEGVIELQKVEIDRLKRIHEASSTYGIPADLAERIEDIALAEGIEPQVAFGLVRAESEFNRRAVSPVGAVGLTQLMPSTAKYFKAGLAREDLFDRDTNLRIGFRYLKTLIEKYDGNLKLALLAYNRGPDRVDQLLANGDDPNNGYVEMVLGKRRHR
- a CDS encoding CheR family methyltransferase, which codes for MSNQRVELPDTPAAYNRDVERIEVELLLEGVYRHYGFDFRSYAYSSLKRRIWKRITQEGLASVSQLQDRVLHDSSLMEKLLLDLSINVTAMYRDPGFYAAFREKVVPTLRTYPFIRIWHAGCSTGEEVYSMAILLEEEGLYDRARIYATDINEVVLQRARAGIFPLEKMQEYTQNYLRAGGTRSFSEYYTAMYDGALFNTTLTRNVVFSQHNLVTDGSFSEFNVIVCRNVMIYFDRKLQNRVHRLFYDSLSRRGVLALGNKETLRFTDFEDKYEVVDTREKIYRRTA
- a CDS encoding ATP-binding protein — protein: MPIPPVYGHAEARAMLASAARQNNLAQSLLLHGPAGIGKERVGMWIAQRVVCEQPGADGPCGVCNSCRMVDRLEHPDVHWFFPLPRPDAATPEKLRDKLEEARGVELVARRGDPLHVPRYEKAPAYFMGTIQNLQRLAGLKPSVGRRKVFVVGDADLMVPQESSPEAANAFLKLLEEPPADTTLVLTSSNAGALLPTIRSRVLPIRMNRLSVDDVAAYLVREAKMPADEAASLAGGSEGAIGRALRMLPSGGGSGSYQKQREAGRALLAAALADSEATRYAAANGVAPAGARGDFTGILEALALWLRDLMAVSAGAPDSVAYALAGEHAQLRAWAERRGVDARGVAAAILHVQEAQDLASGNVNPQLILAGLLRNLRREFTPA
- a CDS encoding ATP-binding protein, yielding MTGTTEAVPAPQPRPRARILMVDDRPENLMALEAILEPLEQDLVRANSGEEALRQVLLHDFAVILLDVQMPGMNGFEAAQLIKSRERSRSTPIIFLTAISKDEEYVFTGYSVGAVDYMFKPFNPDVLRSKVSVFIDLYLKTEQLQDQEKRLRESELREVQLAHRAELLESEARLAEIVGSAMEAIVTFGDDRRISLFNAAAERTFGRRASTAQGMPVDELLAPEFRGAPLDELCNAAATRAGSVRDGTPPGADDGPREHALVGVRADGRTFPLEASLSCLQLENERVFTVIARDVSERKAAEEELRRQAETLARSSAELKSLNDQLQARQRELESAMASRSRFYASMSHELRTPINAILGYSSLLLDSIYGELRPEQARGIERANAAAKHLLELVNDILDLSKIEAGKVDLEVQPATFPALAQDLFVTVRPLADEHGSALTLECEGDATVTTDPRRVRQILLNLLSNAIKFGEGKPITVRCRRSEDGGLHVEVSDQGRGIDPQDLDRIFDEFVQLSNPDQQLGTGLGLPISRRLAVLLGGTLTVTSKVGEGSTFCLTLPAKLDMRLVSGEGIPLPVATDDPPQPAQGPAAEPAEEDAAHVGD